A window of the Bradyrhizobium diazoefficiens genome harbors these coding sequences:
- the parE gene encoding DNA topoisomerase IV subunit B, with protein sequence MSKHLKTKSKNDLFDGNEPKARTTAAKAAPRGTGGEADYTAADIEVLEGLEPVRRRPGMYIGGTDEKALHHLFAEVIDNSMDEALAGHATFIGVELSADGFLTVTDNGRGIPIDPHPKFPKKSALEVIMCTLHSGGKFDSKVYETSGGLHGVGISVVNALSSRLEVEVARGQKLHRMTFERGHPKGKLEDLGKVNNRRGTRVRFKPDTDIFGAKAAFKPQRLFKMTRSKAYLFGGVEIRWNCAPELLKGVEDVPPEATFHFPGGLKDYLAAAIHADTLVHPDIFSGKSGRNGAHGACEWAVAWTADADGFLSSYTNTVPTPDGGTHESGLRSALLRGLKDHAERVGQGKRASSITSEDVMVGAAVMLSVFVREPEFQGQTKDRLATAEAQRIVEQAMKDPFDHWLSGNPNMANRLLDFVIDRAEERLRRRQEKETARKTAGKKLRLPGKLADCTDAGTDGSELFIVEGDSAGGSAKQARDRKTQAVLPLRGKILNVASAGKDKLTANAQLSDLVQAIGCGQLLQYREEDLRYQRIIIMTDADVDGAHIASLLITFFYRQMPKLIDEGHLFLAVPPLYKLTHGTKSVYARDDKHKEELIKSTFNANAKVEVNRFKGLGEMMPAQLKETTMDPSKRTLLKVVLLPDDRDTTADSVERLMGTKAEARFAFISDKAEFASEELLDV encoded by the coding sequence ATGTCCAAGCATTTGAAAACAAAAAGCAAAAACGATTTGTTCGACGGCAATGAGCCGAAAGCTCGCACGACTGCCGCAAAGGCGGCCCCGCGTGGGACCGGTGGCGAGGCCGATTACACGGCCGCCGACATCGAGGTGCTTGAAGGACTGGAACCGGTCCGGCGCCGGCCCGGCATGTATATCGGTGGCACCGACGAGAAGGCGCTGCATCATCTCTTCGCCGAAGTCATCGACAACTCGATGGACGAGGCCTTAGCGGGGCACGCGACCTTCATCGGCGTCGAGCTCTCCGCAGACGGCTTCCTCACCGTCACCGACAATGGCCGCGGCATCCCGATCGATCCGCATCCGAAGTTCCCGAAGAAGTCGGCGCTTGAAGTCATCATGTGCACGCTGCATTCGGGCGGCAAGTTCGACAGCAAGGTCTACGAGACCTCGGGCGGTCTGCACGGCGTCGGCATCTCCGTGGTGAACGCACTCTCCTCGCGGCTCGAGGTCGAGGTCGCGCGCGGCCAGAAGCTGCATCGCATGACGTTCGAGCGCGGCCATCCCAAGGGCAAGCTCGAGGATCTCGGCAAGGTCAACAACCGCCGCGGCACGCGCGTACGCTTCAAGCCCGACACCGACATCTTCGGCGCCAAGGCCGCGTTCAAGCCGCAGCGCCTGTTCAAGATGACGCGCTCAAAGGCCTATCTGTTCGGCGGCGTCGAGATCCGCTGGAACTGTGCGCCCGAGCTGCTCAAGGGCGTCGAGGATGTTCCACCGGAAGCGACCTTCCACTTCCCCGGCGGCCTGAAGGACTATCTGGCAGCCGCGATCCACGCCGACACGCTGGTGCACCCCGACATCTTCTCCGGCAAATCGGGCCGCAACGGTGCGCATGGCGCCTGCGAATGGGCCGTGGCCTGGACCGCGGATGCCGACGGCTTCCTCTCCTCCTACACCAACACCGTTCCGACGCCCGATGGCGGTACGCACGAATCGGGCCTGCGCAGCGCGCTGTTGCGCGGCCTGAAGGACCACGCCGAGCGCGTCGGCCAGGGCAAGCGCGCTTCGTCCATCACCTCGGAAGACGTGATGGTGGGGGCCGCCGTGATGCTCTCGGTGTTCGTGCGCGAGCCTGAATTCCAGGGCCAGACCAAGGATCGTCTCGCCACCGCAGAAGCGCAGCGCATCGTCGAACAGGCGATGAAGGATCCGTTCGATCATTGGCTGTCGGGCAATCCGAACATGGCCAACCGGCTGCTCGACTTCGTGATCGACCGCGCCGAGGAGCGTCTGCGCCGGCGGCAGGAGAAAGAGACCGCGCGGAAAACCGCGGGCAAGAAGCTGCGCCTACCCGGCAAGCTCGCCGACTGCACCGATGCGGGCACCGACGGCTCAGAACTCTTCATCGTCGAGGGCGACTCGGCCGGCGGCAGCGCCAAGCAGGCGCGCGACCGCAAGACCCAGGCTGTGCTGCCGCTGCGCGGCAAGATCCTCAACGTCGCCTCCGCCGGCAAGGACAAGCTGACGGCGAACGCCCAGCTCTCCGATCTGGTGCAGGCGATCGGTTGCGGCCAGCTTCTGCAATATCGCGAAGAGGATCTGCGCTATCAGCGCATCATCATCATGACCGACGCCGACGTCGACGGCGCCCACATTGCTTCGCTGCTGATCACCTTCTTCTACCGGCAGATGCCGAAGCTGATCGACGAAGGACATCTCTTCCTTGCTGTACCGCCGCTCTACAAGCTGACCCACGGCACCAAGTCAGTCTACGCGCGCGACGACAAGCACAAGGAAGAGCTGATCAAGAGCACGTTCAACGCCAATGCCAAGGTCGAGGTGAACCGCTTCAAAGGCCTCGGCGAGATGATGCCGGCGCAGCTCAAGGAAACCACTATGGATCCGAGCAAGCGCACATTGCTCAAGGTGGTACTGTTGCCCGACGATCGCGACACCACTGCGGATTCAGTGGAGCGCCTGATGGGCACCAAGGCCGAAGCGCGCTTCGCCTTCATCTCCGACAAGGCCGAGTTCGCCAGCGAAGAGCTGCTCGACGTCTGA
- a CDS encoding serine hydrolase, which produces MSSRSVRSNTTITALIPELDALVAEAMAEWQVPAVTLAVVQNGETVLLRTWGQRDVESGLPATPETQFLICSITKTFTATALALLVAEGRLDWKKPVRDTIPEFRLYDAIATERVTVRDLLSHHSGLPRHDWIWIPADLSRSEMMTALRHLEPARDIRTDFQYNNLAYNAAGLVVERISGQSYEDFIRTRLTDKLRMPVGFSAEEYAAATDVAVPYLVERGDVRSRSKFFPITTTGAGAIVTSVAALANWMKFLLAEGEFAGERLLSSTLIREMQSPRVFAGAAEWEEFGHSHYGLGFNHTTYRGERVVGHSGGWLGWSTLMRLIPARNTGIAVFTNTGGNPVSSILINRVHDHLAGNQPVPWLDRLRDMRRKALAQQKTDDAAKPTARKLNTKPSHDLADFCGAYEHPAYGRVVITQDGDSLHWAWRGTKAKLAHRHYDSFQLPYVFGDLNPDDLVITFATDRDGNIASLSAQLEVLVPDIVFRRTAAGECMDPAFRSACVGEYIRGDQTHVVTEDAESQLTLKIPFVPLYQLRPYQGATFSIVQLDGYRTEFRRGPSAAIKELVYHQPNGTFIAKRIP; this is translated from the coding sequence ATGTCCAGCCGATCTGTCCGAAGCAACACGACCATCACAGCCCTCATCCCCGAGCTCGACGCGCTGGTCGCGGAGGCGATGGCGGAGTGGCAGGTGCCGGCCGTGACACTCGCCGTCGTGCAGAACGGCGAGACGGTGCTGCTCAGGACATGGGGCCAGCGCGACGTCGAGAGCGGGCTGCCCGCGACGCCAGAGACGCAGTTCCTGATCTGCTCGATCACCAAAACTTTCACCGCCACGGCGTTGGCGCTGCTGGTGGCCGAGGGACGGCTCGATTGGAAAAAGCCGGTCCGCGACACCATTCCCGAATTCCGCCTGTATGACGCGATCGCGACCGAGCGTGTCACCGTGCGCGACCTGCTCAGCCACCACTCCGGCCTGCCCCGCCACGACTGGATATGGATTCCAGCCGATCTCTCGCGCAGCGAGATGATGACGGCGCTGCGTCACCTTGAGCCGGCCCGGGACATCCGCACCGATTTTCAATACAACAATCTCGCCTACAATGCCGCCGGCCTTGTCGTCGAGCGCATCAGTGGTCAGAGCTATGAAGATTTCATCCGCACCCGGCTGACTGATAAATTGCGGATGCCGGTCGGCTTTTCAGCCGAGGAGTACGCCGCGGCAACTGATGTCGCCGTTCCCTATCTGGTGGAACGCGGCGACGTGCGTTCGCGCAGCAAATTCTTCCCCATCACCACGACGGGCGCCGGCGCCATCGTCACCTCGGTTGCCGCCCTCGCCAACTGGATGAAGTTCTTGCTGGCCGAGGGCGAATTCGCCGGCGAGCGCCTGCTGTCGTCCACGCTGATCCGGGAGATGCAGTCGCCGCGCGTCTTCGCAGGCGCTGCTGAGTGGGAGGAGTTCGGCCATTCGCACTACGGGCTGGGCTTCAACCACACCACCTACCGGGGCGAGCGCGTGGTCGGACACTCCGGCGGCTGGCTCGGCTGGAGCACGCTGATGCGCCTCATCCCGGCGCGAAACACCGGCATCGCCGTCTTCACCAACACCGGCGGCAATCCGGTGTCCAGCATTCTGATCAACCGCGTTCACGATCATCTCGCCGGCAACCAACCCGTGCCATGGCTGGATCGCCTGCGCGACATGCGCCGCAAGGCGCTGGCGCAACAGAAAACCGACGACGCGGCGAAGCCTACAGCGCGCAAGCTGAACACGAAGCCCAGCCATGATCTCGCAGATTTTTGCGGCGCCTATGAACACCCGGCCTATGGCCGGGTGGTCATCACACAAGACGGCGACAGCCTGCACTGGGCCTGGCGCGGCACGAAGGCGAAGCTCGCACACCGGCACTACGATTCGTTCCAGCTGCCGTACGTTTTCGGAGACCTGAATCCGGACGATCTCGTGATTACCTTTGCGACCGACCGCGACGGCAACATTGCCAGTCTCTCGGCCCAGCTCGAAGTGCTGGTGCCGGATATCGTCTTCAGGCGCACCGCCGCAGGCGAATGCATGGACCCTGCATTCCGGTCGGCCTGCGTAGGCGAATACATTCGCGGCGATCAGACCCACGTCGTCACCGAGGATGCCGAGAGCCAGCTTACGCTGAAAATTCCGTTCGTGCCGCTCTACCAGCTACGGCCCTACCAGGGCGCGACGTTCAGCATCGTCCAGCTCGACGGCTATCGCACCGAATTCCGCCGCGGCCCGTCCGCCGCGATCAAGGAACTCGTGTATCACCAGCCGAACGGTACCTTTATCGCGAAGCGCATCCCGTAG
- a CDS encoding FMN-binding negative transcriptional regulator — protein sequence MYTPPFFKPDRAASLKFAGDRGFGTMCAFDGHKPVASPLPFYLTYAADGTPQAAFHVARHNPLVKLADGVTSWLLAINGPDAYVSPDWYVSPDQVPTWLYQSVHLSGPVRLLSDGELAVQIDTLSDKFESWLLPKTPWTSAKMTAGRLEALKKGIVGLVMTVEEVEGSFKLNQHKSDADYAALSGALGSQADADSRTIAGLMREARPLAFATDAVQTQQAIAPERGV from the coding sequence ATGTACACGCCACCCTTTTTCAAGCCGGACCGCGCCGCGAGCCTGAAATTCGCGGGCGACCGCGGCTTCGGCACCATGTGCGCCTTCGACGGCCACAAGCCTGTCGCCTCGCCGCTGCCGTTCTATTTGACCTACGCCGCCGACGGCACGCCGCAGGCCGCCTTTCATGTCGCCCGTCACAATCCGCTGGTAAAGCTTGCGGACGGCGTGACGTCCTGGTTGCTCGCGATCAATGGCCCCGATGCCTATGTATCGCCCGACTGGTACGTCTCGCCGGATCAGGTGCCAACCTGGCTCTACCAGTCGGTGCATCTGAGTGGCCCGGTGCGGTTGTTGTCGGACGGCGAGCTGGCGGTGCAGATCGACACGCTCAGCGACAAGTTCGAGAGCTGGCTGCTGCCGAAGACGCCGTGGACTTCGGCGAAGATGACCGCAGGCCGGCTCGAGGCGCTGAAGAAGGGGATTGTGGGTCTGGTCATGACGGTTGAAGAGGTCGAAGGCAGCTTCAAACTCAATCAGCACAAATCCGACGCCGATTACGCGGCGCTCAGCGGTGCGTTGGGCTCGCAGGCGGATGCGGACTCGCGCACGATCGCAGGCCTGATGCGCGAAGCAAGACCGTTGGCCTTCGCAACAGATGCGGTACAAACACAACAAGCGATTGCGCCTGAAAGGGGCGTGTGA
- a CDS encoding DedA family protein, with translation MEQYAHALADFVRAHQVWAAPIVFLLAFGESLAFISLLIPAWGALVAIGALIGASGISFYPVWIAGGIGAALGDWVSYWFGYRYKEQVAQMWPLSRYPEILPKGEAFVRSWGVPSIFIGRFFGPLRASVPLAAGIFEMPYWSFQAANFVSALVWSAALLLFGDVIATIMEWLWRVI, from the coding sequence ATGGAGCAGTACGCGCACGCGCTGGCCGACTTCGTGCGTGCTCATCAGGTCTGGGCGGCGCCGATCGTGTTCCTGCTGGCCTTCGGCGAGTCGCTGGCTTTCATCTCGCTCCTGATCCCGGCCTGGGGTGCTTTGGTGGCGATCGGTGCGTTGATCGGTGCGAGCGGCATCAGCTTCTATCCGGTCTGGATTGCCGGCGGCATCGGCGCCGCACTTGGCGACTGGGTCTCCTACTGGTTCGGCTACCGCTACAAGGAGCAGGTCGCCCAGATGTGGCCGCTCTCGCGCTATCCGGAAATCCTGCCAAAGGGCGAGGCCTTCGTACGCAGCTGGGGTGTGCCCAGCATCTTCATCGGCCGCTTCTTCGGCCCCTTGCGCGCCTCCGTGCCGCTCGCCGCTGGCATTTTCGAAATGCCTTACTGGAGCTTTCAGGCCGCCAATTTCGTCTCCGCGCTGGTCTGGTCGGCGGCGCTCCTGCTGTTTGGCGACGTGATCGCGACGATCATGGAATGGCTCTGGCGGGTGATCTAG